In the Candidatus Izemoplasmatales bacterium genome, GGGACTGGCAGATCAACGAGAATGCGAACACCTCGAAATCGATCAATGGCCTCAACAATTACGTTCGCGAGAACTTCACGAAGAACTACTGGCTTCACGAAATCTATCCCGACGACGTCCGCAACGCCCATTTGAACGGCGACTTTCATATCCACGACCTCGGCTTCTTCGGCCCTTATTGCGCCGGTTGGGATCTTCGTCAGATCTTGATGAACGGTTTCGGGGGCGTGACCGGCAAGATCGAATCCAATCCGGCGAAACACCTCCGTGCATTTCTGGGTCAGGTGGTCAACTCGACGTTCACGACGCAGGGCGAGACCGCCGGCGCCCAGGCATGGTCTTCGTTCGACACTTATATCGCACCATTCGTCCGTTACGATCATCTCGATTATAAGAGCGTCAAGCAGGCATTGCAGGAGTTTATCTTCAATCTCAACGTGCCGACCCGCGTCGGTTTCCAGTGCCCCTTCTCCAATCTTACCTTCGATATCAAGCCCCCGCGTACCCTCCGCGACCAGAACGTCATCATCGGCGGTAAGCTGATGCCGGAGACCTATGGCGAATTCCAAGCCGAAATGGACGTCATCAACTCCGCCTTCTGCGACGTCATGATGGAGGGGGACGCGAAGGGACGCGTCTTCACCTTCCCGATCCCGACGATCAACGTCACGAAGGACTTCGATTGGGACAGTCCCGTGATCGAAAAGTTCATGGAGATCACCGCCAAGTACGGCATCCCCTATTTCTCGAACTACATCAACTCCGACCTGAGCCCCGAAGACGCGCTGTCGATGTGCTGCCGCCTGCGGCTCAACACGTCCGAGCTTCGCAAGCGCGGCGGCGGCCTCTTCGGTTCGAATCCGCTGACGGGTTCGATCGGCGTCGTCACCATCAATCTGCCGCGGCTCGCCTATCTCTCCCAGTCGGAGTCGGAATTCTACACGCGTCTGTGGGAAACCATGTACATCGCCAAGAAGTCGCTCGAAATCAAGCGCAAGGTCGTCGAGGAACAGACCGCCCACAGCCTCTATCCGTACAGTGCCTACTACCTCAAGGACGTCAAGGCGAAAAGCGGTTCATATTGGTTCAACCATTTCAACACCATCGGACTCATCGGCATGAACGAGGCCGCCCAGAACCTCTACGGTGCGGAGTATGATCTGACGACCGAGAAGGGGCAGCAGTTCGCGATCAAGACGCTCAACTACATGCGCGACCTGATCCGCGACATCCAGGAAGAAACGGGCCACAACTACAACCTGGAGGCGACGCCGGCCGAAGGGACGAGCTATCGACTTGCCAAGGCCGACAAGGCACGCTATCCCGACATCATCACCGCCGGTCGCGATGTACCGTACTATACCAATTCGACCCAATTGCCGGTCGGATTCACCGACGACATCTTCGAAACCCTCGAACTGCAGGACGAACTGCAGTCGCTCTATACGGGCGGTACCGTCCTTCACCTCTATCTCGGTGAACGCGTGAAGGACACCCAGACCTGCAAGACCCTGATCCGGAAGGTCTTCACGAAGTACAAGCTGCCCTACATCTCGATCACTCCCACCTTCTCCGTCTGTCCGGAACACGGCTACATCTCCGGGGAGCATTTCCAGTGCCCGACATGCGGCCGCGAATCCGAAGTCTACACCCGTGTCGTCGGATACCTGCGTCCCGTTCAGAATTTCAACAAAGGCAAGAAGGCCGAGTACGACGACCGCGTCAAGTACGTGATCGAGGACGAGATCGGGTCCGAGGCGCCGCACGCATGATCTTCGCGGGGATGGTCAAGTCCTCCCTGATCGACTATCCGGGAAAAATCGCCACCGTCCTCTTCGCTCCCGGCTGCAACTTCAACTGCTTCTACTGCCATAACCGCGCGATCATCGAGGACATCGATACTCTGCTCGATCCGGCCGAAGTCGACGACTTTCTGGTTCGCCGTCAGGGTCTGGTCGACGCCGTCGTCGTCTCCGGCGGGGAACCGACGCTCAACCGGGATCTTGTCGCGATCTTCCGACGGGCCAAGGAACTCGGCTATCTCACCAAACTCGACACCAACGGCTCGAATCCCGACGCGGTCAAGCGTCTGATCGACGAAGGCCTCGTCGACTACATCGCAATCGACTACAAGGCGCCGGTGTGGCGCTATGCAGAGATCTGCGGCCCCGAAGCCGACGGCAACCTCGTACTCGAG is a window encoding:
- a CDS encoding ribonucleoside triphosphate reductase, with the translated sequence MPKQIVKRDGSVVPFRKEKIVLAIFKAATSVGGTDFSRSEFLAEQVCAMADEKYPNGIAEVEGVQDIVEKVLIENGHAKTAKAYILYREKRRSARESSALIGATIDMFTEYLNDRDWQINENANTSKSINGLNNYVRENFTKNYWLHEIYPDDVRNAHLNGDFHIHDLGFFGPYCAGWDLRQILMNGFGGVTGKIESNPAKHLRAFLGQVVNSTFTTQGETAGAQAWSSFDTYIAPFVRYDHLDYKSVKQALQEFIFNLNVPTRVGFQCPFSNLTFDIKPPRTLRDQNVIIGGKLMPETYGEFQAEMDVINSAFCDVMMEGDAKGRVFTFPIPTINVTKDFDWDSPVIEKFMEITAKYGIPYFSNYINSDLSPEDALSMCCRLRLNTSELRKRGGGLFGSNPLTGSIGVVTINLPRLAYLSQSESEFYTRLWETMYIAKKSLEIKRKVVEEQTAHSLYPYSAYYLKDVKAKSGSYWFNHFNTIGLIGMNEAAQNLYGAEYDLTTEKGQQFAIKTLNYMRDLIRDIQEETGHNYNLEATPAEGTSYRLAKADKARYPDIITAGRDVPYYTNSTQLPVGFTDDIFETLELQDELQSLYTGGTVLHLYLGERVKDTQTCKTLIRKVFTKYKLPYISITPTFSVCPEHGYISGEHFQCPTCGRESEVYTRVVGYLRPVQNFNKGKKAEYDDRVKYVIEDEIGSEAPHA
- a CDS encoding anaerobic ribonucleoside-triphosphate reductase activating protein, which gives rise to MIFAGMVKSSLIDYPGKIATVLFAPGCNFNCFYCHNRAIIEDIDTLLDPAEVDDFLVRRQGLVDAVVVSGGEPTLNRDLVAIFRRAKELGYLTKLDTNGSNPDAVKRLIDEGLVDYIAIDYKAPVWRYAEICGPEADGNLVLETIVMLLWAGVDFETRTTVIPQLSEKDLIRMAKEMPPVPRYVLNPYRKPKLFRPEDAARIEVPPYPEKTIARMAEVVKLYQPNVVLMF